A genomic window from Fusarium oxysporum Fo47 chromosome X, complete sequence includes:
- a CDS encoding nucleoside phosphorylase domain-containing protein, translating into MQDYPHSAYTVGIICALPLELRAVQALFDTEHNGHTKMKGDSNTYALGTMGQHMIVAACLPSGEYGTNAAADAASNMRRTYYELEFCLLVGIGGGTPSPEIDIRLGDVVVSLPTSRSSGVIQYDRGKECEGNTFQLTGSLQGPPKGLRTATSALCSKPDHCSNSLRPYLEDIVRSIPCSPTSDYSHPGQENDHLFKAACSTCFALRDCIDAESHVQRRARRPTDQPEVHYGLIASGNRVLKDAVARDRWAKEHGILCFEMEAAGVMNTLPCLVIRGICDYADSYKNKRWQNYAAATAASYAKLLLRHTASSYKNSLCIYTNGEEPKAKR; encoded by the exons ATGCAGGATTACCCTCATTCTGCGTACACTGTGGGCATTATCTGTGCTCTTCCTCTGGAGCTTCGGGCAGTACAAGCGCTTTTTGATACAGAACATAACGGGCACACCAAAATGAAAGGGGACAGCAACACTTATGCACTTGGTACAATGGGCCAACATATGATAGTTGCTGCTTGTCTTCCCTCTGGAGAGTATGGAACAAATGCAGCTGCTGACGCTGCCTCCAACATGAGAAGAACTTATTACGAGCTTGAATTCTGTCTTTTGGTCGGCATTGGTGGTGGAACTCCCTCCCCAGAGATAGACATTCGCCTCGGAGACGTTGTGGTTAGTCTTCCAACATCAAGGTCTTCCGGAGTAATTCAATACGATAGAGGCAAGGAGTGTGAAGGTAATACCTTTCAACTCACCGGGAGCCTCCAGGGACCACCAAAAGGCTTGAGGACTGCCACAAGCGCACTTTGTTCAAAGCCTGATCATTGTTCAAACTCGCTTCGGCCATATCTGGAAGATATTGTCCGATCTATACCATGTTCCCCCACGTCAGACTACAGCCACCCCGGACAAGAGAATGATCATCTCTTTAAGGCAGCATGCTCTACCTGCTTTGCCCTTAGAGACTGTATTGACGCAGAGAGCCATGTGCAGCGCAGGGCACGTCGACCAACAGATCAACCAGAAGTTCATTATGGCCTTATTGCATCCGGAAACAGGGTTCTTAAGGACGCTGTTGCACGTGACCGCTGGGCAAAAGAACATGGCATATTATGTTTTGAGATGGAGGCGGCAGGAGTCATGAATACCCTTCCATGCCTTGTTATCCGTGGCATCTGCGATTATGCAGATTCTTACAAAAACAAAAGGTGGCAGAATTACGCAGCAGCAACTGCAGCGTCTTATGCTAAGCTACTACTCCGCCATACTGCCTCTA GTTATAAGAATTCCTTGTGTATATATACTAATGGAGAGGAACCAAAGGCAAAGCGTTAG
- a CDS encoding uncharacterized protein (of unknown function-domain containing protein): MAPIKNIILALFVAADLAAVSAHSVITNAVGDAGGSGMALGVDTSTPRDGTRRRPFQQDATRFRGNAADTVGETLSNGDNDIEQGTLDIMEETGSQLPQVNPGGSLEMTVHQVNSDGAGPYTCMINADGTGTSWDNIPVTTNVEGNERGRNRDGEMGDFPLVASIPAGQNCTGTVAGEDNVCLVRCQNPARAGPFGGVIPVQMAQANGDTAGNAGNDGNTGNNGNAVVMTMRRRRMRTTLALATTAVPLASLHK; this comes from the exons ATGGCTcccatcaagaacatcatcCTGGCCCTTTTCGTCGCTGCCGATCTCGCAGCAGTCTCAGCCCACAGCGTCATCACCAATGCAGTTGGTGATGCCGGTGGCTCTGGCATGgcccttggtgttgatactTCAACTCCTCGAGACGGAACTCGAAGACGCCCTTTCCAGCAAGACGCAACTCGCTTCCGAGGCAACGCCGCTGATACCGTCGGCGAAACCTTGTCTAACGGTGATAACGACATCGAGCAGGGAACATTGGATATCATGGAAGAGACAG GAAGCCAGCTCCCTCAGGTTAACCCCGGTGGTAGCCTCGAGATGACGGTTCATCAGGTCAACTCAGACGGTGCTGGCCCATACACCTGCATGATCAACGCCGACGGCACCGGTACGTCATGGGATAACATCCCCGTGACGACTAATGTCGAGGGTAATGAGCGGGGACGCAACCGGGACGGCGAGATGGGAGACTTTCCTCTTGTTGCCTCTATTCCTGCTGGGCAGAACTGTACCGGAACAGTCGCGGGCGAGGACAACGTCTGTCTTGTCCGCTGTCAGAACCCGGCTCGCGCTGGCCCATTTGGTGGTGTGATTCCAGTCCAGATGGCTCAGGCCAATGGCGACACTGCTGGTAATGCTGGTAACGACGGAAACACGGGAAACAATGGCAATGCTG TGGtaatgacgatgaggaggaggaggatgagaacgACGCTGGCACTCGCAACAACCGCCGTGCCACTCGCTTCTTTGCATAAATGA